From a single Pyxidicoccus xibeiensis genomic region:
- a CDS encoding serine/threonine-protein kinase, which yields MTLVGRHIGRYRILEQLGSGGMSVVYKGLDTALDREVAVKVLHPHLAGKDESRRRLAREARAVAKLHHPNILEVFDFSSADAQDAFIVTEYIRGQTLKTFLDEGPMDPPELAAMVIHELAAALAHAHEAGVIHRDLKPENVMVREDGVLKLMDFGIARLLDIEERMTVTGTLVGSPAHMAPEIIEGLEAGPEADVFSVGIMFYAAMTGRLPFTATNTTATLKRILDGDYEDPRRRVPTLSDELADICATCLQREPERRYPDAAKLRDALADYLAGLGFARVGEELVSFFADPQSYRKLARQRIVATLLERSERLLAEKRTPRALGCLNHVLALDATNARALALLKGLRRAQRIKKWQRRGLRAGLGLAAVAVLGLGGWKAHQSHATPAPTEGGTAGTTGGATPPPSDGSSANGPAMTRDPSRLPDGSDDGAPEQSRTPPPGTPPALVDRGPDGPRPPASRGALPQTPPGGLTPPQDANPSTGGTPRPTPARAAAPAERAPSEEAALRKPLLRKVPVSILVRPFGIIRVDDGPPSPQPLAQHAMELPPGRHSVTISCDYCEDVVDTIDVSAEGENLFHLRAQPKPALLSFEYEPAGATVRVGEQLRTAQESLQSPFEVRSPRGPAGFQHTVVVDISHPGYQPERRVVHLRPGTPTILRGSLLPE from the coding sequence ATGACGCTCGTCGGCCGCCATATCGGTCGCTATCGCATCCTCGAGCAGCTCGGCTCGGGGGGCATGAGCGTCGTGTACAAGGGGCTCGACACCGCCCTGGACCGCGAAGTCGCGGTGAAGGTGCTGCACCCGCACCTGGCCGGCAAGGACGAGTCGCGGCGGCGGCTCGCGCGCGAGGCCCGCGCGGTGGCCAAGCTGCACCACCCCAACATCCTCGAGGTCTTCGACTTCTCCTCGGCGGACGCGCAGGACGCGTTCATCGTCACCGAGTACATCCGCGGCCAGACGCTCAAGACGTTCCTGGACGAAGGCCCCATGGACCCGCCGGAGCTGGCGGCCATGGTCATCCACGAGCTGGCCGCCGCGCTCGCCCATGCCCACGAGGCCGGCGTCATCCACCGCGACCTCAAGCCGGAGAACGTCATGGTGCGTGAGGACGGCGTCCTCAAGCTCATGGACTTCGGCATCGCCCGGCTGCTCGACATCGAGGAGCGGATGACCGTCACCGGCACGCTGGTGGGCTCGCCGGCCCACATGGCCCCGGAGATCATCGAGGGCCTGGAGGCCGGCCCCGAGGCGGACGTCTTCAGCGTGGGCATCATGTTCTACGCGGCGATGACGGGCCGGCTGCCCTTCACCGCCACCAACACCACGGCCACGCTCAAGCGCATCCTCGACGGCGACTACGAGGACCCGCGCCGCCGCGTGCCCACGCTGTCGGACGAGCTGGCGGACATCTGCGCCACCTGCCTCCAGCGCGAGCCGGAGCGGCGCTACCCGGACGCGGCCAAGCTGCGCGACGCGCTCGCGGACTACCTCGCGGGCCTGGGCTTCGCGCGCGTGGGCGAGGAGCTGGTCTCCTTCTTCGCCGACCCGCAGTCGTACCGGAAGCTGGCCCGCCAGCGCATCGTCGCCACGCTGCTGGAGCGCAGCGAGCGGCTGCTCGCGGAGAAGCGCACGCCGCGCGCCCTGGGCTGCCTCAACCACGTGCTCGCGCTGGATGCGACCAACGCCCGCGCGCTCGCGCTCCTCAAGGGCCTGCGGCGCGCCCAGCGCATCAAGAAGTGGCAGCGCCGGGGCCTGCGCGCGGGCCTCGGACTGGCCGCCGTCGCCGTGCTCGGCCTGGGCGGGTGGAAGGCCCACCAGTCGCACGCCACCCCGGCGCCCACCGAGGGTGGCACGGCCGGGACGACCGGCGGCGCGACACCTCCTCCCTCCGACGGCAGCAGCGCCAACGGCCCCGCGATGACGCGTGACCCCTCGCGCCTGCCCGACGGCTCTGACGACGGAGCGCCCGAGCAGTCGCGGACGCCGCCTCCCGGCACGCCCCCGGCCCTCGTGGACCGGGGCCCCGACGGCCCCCGGCCGCCGGCCTCGCGAGGCGCCCTCCCGCAGACGCCTCCCGGCGGCCTCACGCCTCCGCAGGACGCCAACCCGAGCACGGGAGGAACGCCCCGGCCCACGCCGGCCCGCGCCGCGGCACCGGCCGAGCGGGCTCCGTCGGAAGAGGCCGCCCTGCGCAAGCCGCTGCTGCGCAAGGTGCCGGTGTCCATCCTGGTGCGCCCCTTCGGCATCATCCGGGTGGACGACGGCCCGCCCAGCCCGCAGCCGCTCGCGCAGCACGCCATGGAGCTGCCGCCGGGCCGCCACTCCGTCACCATCTCGTGCGACTACTGCGAGGACGTCGTGGACACCATCGACGTGAGCGCGGAGGGGGAGAACCTCTTCCACCTGCGCGCCCAGCCCAAGCCCGCCCTGCTCTCCTTCGAGTACGAGCCGGCCGGCGCCACGGTGCGCGTGGGCGAGCAGCTGCGCACGGCACAGGAGAGCCTCCAGTCGCCCTTCGAGGTCCGCTCGCCCAGGGGCCCCGCCGGCTTCCAGCACACGGTGGTGGTGGACATCTCGCACCCCGGCTACCAGCCGGAGCGGCGCGTGGTGCACCTGCGGCCCGGGACGCCCACCATCCTCCGAGGGAGCCTCCTCCCCGAATGA
- a CDS encoding 6-phosphofructokinase, translated as MPRSLRLGVLTGGGDCPGLNALIRGLVKRGTHEFGHEFVGIENGYMGLVEPGLTRPLTEEDTRGILPKGGTILGTSNKANPFAYAFHEGGRWVERDVSDEVLRRCEELKLDGLVAIGGDGTLSIGHRLAEKGLKVVGCPKTIDNDLSGTDQTFGFDTARVIVTEALDRLHSTAEAHDRVMVVEIMGRHAGFLTLESGIAGGADVILIPEIPYKVESILEKIRRRATRRRSFSIIAISEGAFPEGGALAVLEKAEDVPGRGVVRLGGSGKVCADLLARHLDAEIRVTVLGHVQRGGSPSAEDRVLATRYGCKVLDLVRDGQWDHMVALRAGEIVAVPLAESRKERRVDPSGELVRFAKSMGISFGD; from the coding sequence ATGCCCCGCTCCCTGCGACTCGGAGTCCTCACCGGTGGTGGCGACTGCCCCGGGCTCAACGCGCTGATACGTGGCCTCGTGAAGCGGGGAACGCACGAGTTCGGCCATGAGTTCGTGGGTATCGAGAACGGCTACATGGGTCTGGTCGAGCCCGGCCTCACCCGCCCCCTCACCGAGGAGGATACCCGGGGCATCCTTCCCAAGGGGGGCACCATCCTCGGCACGTCCAACAAGGCCAACCCCTTCGCCTACGCCTTCCATGAGGGCGGGCGCTGGGTGGAGCGGGACGTGTCCGACGAGGTCCTCCGCCGGTGCGAGGAGCTGAAGCTGGACGGGCTCGTGGCCATCGGCGGTGACGGGACGCTGTCGATTGGCCACCGATTGGCCGAGAAGGGTCTCAAGGTGGTGGGCTGCCCGAAGACCATCGACAACGACCTGTCCGGCACGGACCAGACGTTCGGCTTCGACACCGCGCGGGTCATCGTCACCGAGGCGTTGGACAGGCTGCACTCCACCGCCGAGGCGCATGACCGCGTCATGGTGGTGGAGATCATGGGCCGCCACGCCGGCTTCCTCACCCTGGAGAGCGGCATCGCCGGGGGCGCGGACGTCATCCTCATCCCGGAGATTCCCTACAAGGTGGAGTCCATCCTGGAGAAGATCCGCCGCCGCGCCACGCGCCGCCGCAGCTTCTCCATCATCGCCATCTCCGAGGGCGCCTTCCCGGAAGGCGGCGCGCTGGCCGTGCTGGAGAAGGCCGAGGACGTGCCCGGGCGCGGCGTGGTGCGGCTGGGCGGCTCCGGCAAGGTGTGCGCGGACCTGCTGGCGCGGCACCTGGACGCGGAGATTCGCGTGACGGTGCTGGGCCACGTGCAGCGCGGCGGCAGCCCCAGCGCGGAGGACCGGGTGCTGGCCACCCGCTACGGGTGCAAGGTGTTGGATCTCGTGCGTGACGGGCAGTGGGACCATATGGTCGCGCTGCGCGCCGGGGAGATTGTCGCGGTACCGTTGGCCGAGTCGCGCAAGGAGCGCCGGGTGGACCCGTCCGGTGAGCTGGTGCGCTTCGCGAAGAGCATGGGCATCAGCTTCGGGGACTGA
- a CDS encoding tetratricopeptide repeat protein: protein MNPAARADMEARADRALRRGEIAEALGLYEALARSFPDDEALALKLANLRDSLQPSELQALLASRPPEEASLPLPPSSPVQEGERLFALGDYVGAAAAYRRALQERPDSELLKERLIELYRLAREMPLQSPTDKALPKEPENRLQALLDRVAARRRLKRD from the coding sequence ATGAACCCAGCCGCCCGGGCCGACATGGAGGCACGCGCCGACCGAGCCCTGCGCCGGGGCGAGATTGCCGAGGCGCTCGGCCTCTACGAAGCGCTCGCCCGCTCCTTCCCGGACGACGAGGCCCTCGCCCTCAAGCTCGCCAACCTGCGTGACTCGCTCCAGCCGTCCGAGCTCCAGGCCCTCCTGGCCTCCCGCCCACCCGAGGAGGCCTCCCTTCCCCTGCCCCCTTCCTCACCCGTCCAGGAGGGCGAGCGCCTCTTCGCCCTCGGGGACTACGTAGGGGCCGCAGCCGCCTACCGCCGCGCCCTCCAGGAGCGTCCGGACAGCGAGCTGCTCAAGGAGCGGCTGATCGAGCTCTACCGCCTCGCCCGCGAGATGCCCCTACAATCCCCCACAGACAAGGCCCTCCCGAAGGAGCCCGAGAACCGCCTCCAGGCCCTGCTGGACCGGGTCGCCGCGCGCCGCCGGCTCAAGCGAGATTGA
- a CDS encoding DUF2378 family protein encodes MEIKGTAFLARHESVVADFGEPAWRSFLTEYAKKDPVFAKPVLPMTWIPADAYVRFSEALLARFYKNDPKAYWTFGENAVEHALTKGQLKAMFSQADHHRFLQFFPGVWKAYFSAGSALVEPGEGRADLRITGVPMPHAYFEFITMGFMKHGLEVLGAKHVRSERLKGFSQGDAECHYRFHFVG; translated from the coding sequence ATGGAGATCAAAGGCACGGCCTTCCTCGCGCGGCACGAGTCGGTGGTGGCCGACTTCGGCGAGCCCGCCTGGCGCTCGTTCCTGACGGAGTACGCGAAGAAGGACCCCGTCTTCGCGAAGCCGGTGCTGCCGATGACGTGGATTCCGGCGGACGCCTACGTCCGCTTTTCCGAGGCGCTGCTGGCGCGCTTCTACAAGAACGACCCGAAGGCCTACTGGACCTTCGGGGAGAACGCCGTGGAGCACGCGCTCACCAAGGGCCAGCTCAAGGCCATGTTCAGCCAGGCCGACCATCACCGCTTCCTGCAGTTCTTCCCCGGCGTGTGGAAGGCCTACTTCAGCGCGGGCAGCGCCCTGGTCGAGCCGGGCGAGGGCCGCGCCGACCTGCGCATCACCGGCGTGCCCATGCCCCACGCGTACTTCGAGTTCATCACCATGGGCTTCATGAAGCACGGGCTCGAGGTGCTGGGCGCGAAGCACGTGCGCTCCGAGCGGCTCAAGGGCTTCTCGCAGGGCGACGCGGAGTGCCACTACCGCTTCCACTTCGTGGGCTGA
- the hemA gene encoding glutamyl-tRNA reductase translates to MALVCVGLSHQTAPLAVRERLAMSEARRLELLGRWGRAPDEAMIVATCNRVEVYVATQDAAGARARVREELERMGGPELQGYLYEYEGTGALEHLFRVACSLDSLVLGESQILGQVKTSFEAARRAGAARGRLARACAAAFSCAKRVRTGTAIGRAPTSMASASVALVSRELGDLSDKTVLMVGAGEMGRLAARHLGQARVGRLLVTNRTRARAELLAAEVGGEARPFEALHALLEEADVVVCSTTSPVPLFTRRSMGAVGPARRFRPLLMVDLAVPRDIAPDVSELGWVSTHDVDDLQRFVARSAAARAEAARAAGVLVRQEVGRFMRAEAERDGPRMLVELRRRAGHIARAEVERTLATLGPDLTDRQRQSVEALARAIVNKLLHAPTSCLRREAHGADGQALSEAAARLFGLGAG, encoded by the coding sequence GTGGCATTGGTGTGCGTGGGCCTGTCCCACCAGACGGCGCCGCTGGCGGTGCGCGAGCGGCTGGCGATGAGCGAGGCCCGGCGGCTGGAGCTGCTGGGCCGGTGGGGGCGGGCCCCCGACGAGGCGATGATCGTCGCCACGTGCAACCGGGTCGAGGTGTACGTGGCCACGCAGGACGCGGCGGGTGCGCGGGCCCGGGTGCGCGAGGAGCTGGAGCGGATGGGCGGGCCCGAGCTCCAGGGCTACCTCTACGAGTACGAGGGCACCGGGGCGCTGGAGCACCTGTTCCGGGTGGCCTGCAGCCTGGACTCGCTGGTGCTGGGCGAGTCGCAGATCCTGGGCCAGGTGAAGACCTCCTTCGAAGCGGCGCGGCGCGCGGGCGCCGCGCGTGGGAGGCTGGCCCGCGCGTGCGCGGCGGCGTTCTCGTGCGCGAAGCGCGTGCGCACGGGGACGGCCATCGGCCGGGCGCCCACGTCCATGGCGTCCGCCTCCGTGGCGCTGGTGTCCCGCGAGCTGGGTGACCTGTCGGACAAGACGGTGCTGATGGTGGGCGCGGGAGAGATGGGACGGCTGGCGGCCCGGCATCTGGGACAGGCGCGGGTGGGACGGCTGCTCGTCACCAACCGCACGCGGGCGCGCGCGGAGCTGCTGGCCGCGGAGGTGGGCGGTGAGGCGAGGCCGTTCGAGGCCCTGCATGCGCTGCTGGAGGAGGCCGACGTGGTGGTGTGCTCGACGACCTCGCCCGTGCCGCTGTTCACGCGGCGGAGCATGGGCGCGGTGGGCCCGGCGCGGCGGTTCCGCCCGCTGCTGATGGTGGACCTGGCCGTGCCCCGGGACATCGCTCCGGACGTGTCCGAGCTGGGGTGGGTGTCCACCCATGACGTGGACGACCTGCAGCGCTTCGTCGCGCGCAGCGCGGCGGCACGCGCGGAGGCGGCCCGCGCGGCGGGCGTGCTGGTGCGGCAGGAGGTGGGGCGCTTCATGCGGGCCGAGGCGGAGCGGGACGGACCGCGGATGCTGGTGGAGCTGCGCCGGCGCGCCGGGCACATCGCCCGGGCGGAGGTGGAAAGGACCCTGGCGACCCTGGGCCCGGACCTCACGGACAGGCAGCGCCAGAGCGTGGAGGCCCTGGCGCGCGCCATCGTCAACAAGCTGCTGCACGCGCCGACCTCGTGCCTGCGCAGGGAGGCTCACGGAGCGGATGGCCAGGCACTCTCCGAAGCCGCTGCCCGGCTGTTTGGCCTCGGCGCAGGGTGA
- a CDS encoding peroxidase family protein produces the protein MEIRGINPPRSRYYDRGQFGRLFPGLPPFAADSHQVREALLELGKKGGVMDPGTTDPSKNPENPAKLSAGFTYLGQFIDHDMTFDPTSSLERQNDPEAVANFRTPMLELDNVYGSGPIASSHLYDASKPGKLLIDAAAPRDVPRNSQLRALIGDPRNDENVIVSQLHVAFLKFHNAVVDHVISKGGVPRGEVFAEAQRIVRWHYQWMVVNEFLPHIVGESLVKDLMKDDCHNRCYRWRHEPFIPVEFAVAAYRFGHSQVKGGYQANTTFAAPVFDITLDPSLPDPNDLRGGRRAERRFVEWKFFFRMGTDPAPNLPQIGQRIDTKLSTVLFELPFGPPGLPGASPASLAQRNLLRSLAFGMPSGQDMARALRIKPLQADDLADVKHLNLDRSTPPWFYILREADRCEEGKRLGPVGGRIVAEVFLGMLEGDRLSYLRADPDWKPFLGRKPGDFSMGELLRFAGVA, from the coding sequence ATGGAAATCCGAGGCATCAACCCTCCCAGGTCCCGGTACTACGACCGGGGGCAGTTCGGCAGGCTCTTCCCGGGGCTGCCCCCCTTCGCGGCGGACAGCCATCAGGTCCGGGAGGCGCTCCTGGAGCTGGGCAAGAAGGGTGGCGTGATGGATCCGGGCACGACGGACCCGAGCAAGAACCCGGAGAACCCCGCGAAGCTGTCCGCGGGCTTCACCTACCTGGGACAGTTCATTGACCACGACATGACGTTCGACCCGACGTCCAGCCTGGAGCGGCAGAACGACCCCGAGGCCGTCGCCAACTTCCGCACGCCCATGCTGGAGCTGGACAACGTGTACGGCTCCGGCCCCATCGCGTCTTCGCACCTCTACGACGCGAGCAAGCCCGGGAAGCTCCTCATCGACGCGGCGGCCCCGAGGGATGTGCCGCGCAACAGCCAGCTGCGGGCGCTCATCGGGGACCCTCGTAACGACGAGAACGTCATCGTGTCGCAGCTGCACGTGGCCTTCCTGAAGTTCCACAACGCCGTCGTCGACCACGTCATCTCGAAGGGCGGGGTGCCGCGCGGCGAGGTCTTCGCGGAAGCCCAGCGCATCGTCCGGTGGCACTACCAGTGGATGGTGGTCAACGAGTTCCTCCCCCACATCGTGGGCGAGTCGCTGGTGAAGGACCTGATGAAGGACGATTGCCACAACCGGTGCTACCGGTGGAGGCATGAGCCCTTCATCCCCGTGGAGTTCGCGGTGGCGGCCTACCGCTTCGGGCACAGCCAGGTGAAGGGAGGCTACCAGGCGAACACGACCTTCGCGGCTCCCGTCTTCGACATCACCCTGGACCCGTCGCTGCCGGATCCGAACGACCTGCGAGGCGGCAGGCGCGCGGAGCGGCGGTTCGTGGAGTGGAAGTTCTTCTTCCGCATGGGGACCGACCCCGCGCCCAACCTGCCGCAGATCGGCCAGCGCATCGACACCAAGCTGTCGACCGTCCTGTTCGAGCTGCCCTTCGGTCCTCCGGGGCTGCCTGGAGCGAGCCCGGCGTCCCTGGCGCAGCGCAACCTGCTGCGGAGCCTGGCCTTCGGAATGCCCTCGGGACAGGACATGGCCCGCGCGCTGCGCATCAAGCCCCTGCAGGCCGATGACCTGGCGGACGTGAAGCACCTGAATCTCGACCGCTCGACCCCGCCGTGGTTCTACATCCTGCGCGAGGCCGACAGGTGCGAGGAGGGCAAGCGGCTGGGCCCCGTGGGAGGCCGCATCGTCGCGGAGGTGTTCCTCGGAATGCTCGAAGGGGACCGGCTCTCGTACCTGCGGGCAGACCCCGACTGGAAGCCCTTCCTGGGAAGGAAGCCCGGCGACTTCTCCATGGGCGAGCTGCTGAGGTTCGCCGGGGTGGCGTAG